The genomic region GCAAAGGCCGTCCCCGACCGGGCGAGGCGCGCTCCCGGACACCGAAACCACCGTGGCCACGGCGAATCGGCGGTGCTGCCTCTTCCACTCCGCGAGCCGGTCAGCCAGTTCGAGCATCGTGCTTCCCTACAGCAGCTTGTCCTGTGTGATCGGCAGATCGCGGACGCGCCTGCCCGTGGCGTGGTAGATCGCGTTGCCGATGGCGGCGGGCACGCCGGTGATCGGCGTTTCGCCGAAGCCCCGTGCCCCCATGGCGGTGCTCGCGGGATCGGGCTTGTCCACGAACAACGTCTCCACGTGGGTCGGCGCGTCCGCGTTCACCGGCATCAGGTAGGTGGACAGGTTGGGGTTCACCACCCTGCCGGTGGTGCGGTCGAACACCGTGTGCTCCATCAGCGCGTGGCCGATGCCCCAGGTGATTCCGCCGAGCACCTGGCCTCGCGCGGTCCGGCGGTTCATGACCCGGCCGAAGTCGTGCGCGGTCACCACCCTCGTCACCCGGACCGAGCCGAGTCTCGCGTGGACGCGGGCTTCCACGAACACCACGCCGTAGGAGTGGCCTGCCTTGTTCAGCACCGTTGCGGACTTCTGCACCGGCTGTCCGGCCCTCGCGACGACGGCGCTGTAGCTGTCGCGCCGCTGCCGGTCGCGGACGTGGACGAGGTGGCCGTTGCTCGTCTCGACCTCGGATGCCGCGGCGCCGAACAACGCCGAGCGCGGGTCGGCCACGGCGAGGTCCACCACGGCGGCGCGCGCGGCACGGGCCGCTTGGTCCAGCGAGCCGCTGATGCTCGCGATCGTGGCCGAGGCGGCGGACAGGCCCGCCGGTGGCAGGGCGGTGTCACCGATCTGGGCACGCACGTCACCGATGGGCACACCCAGGGCGTCGGCGACGATCTGGCTGATGACCGTGTACGTGCCGGTGCCGATGTCCTGCGTCGCCAGTTGTGCGAGGGCCTTGCCGTCCGTGCCGATCGTGACCGACGCCGTGGACGGCATGGCGTTGAAGGTGTGCGTCTCGGTGGCCATGCCCCACCCGACGTACTCGTCCCCGTCTTTGGTGGCGCCGGTCTTCGGTTTCCTGTGCGCCCAGCCGAACCGGTCGGCCGCCATCGCGTAGCAGTCGAGCAGGTGCTTGCCGGTGAGCCGCTCCCCTGTCGCCTGGCTGAACTCCGCGTGGTTGCGCCTGCGCAGCTCGAGCGGGTCGAGACCGAGCTGCCAGCTCAGCTCGTCGAGCGCGGTCTCCAGCCCGAAGTGGGACGTGGTCTCCGGCGAGCGCATGTAGCTGGAGGTGGCGACGTCCAGCCGCACTCCCTCGTACCTGACGTGCAGGTTCGGGCAGGCGTAGAGCTCGACGGTCGAGTCGCTCCGGTTGAAGATCGACTCTTCGGTCGCGCTGAGCTGTGCTGTCGACGTTTCGGAGATCGAGGTCAGCCTGCCCTCTCGGGTGGCACCGATCCGCAGGTGCTGGCGGTATTCCGCCCGGTGCCCGTTCAGGGTGAACATCTGGGCGCGGCTGAGCACCAGTCGCACCGGTCTGCGCACGACGCGTGCGGCCGCCGCGGTGAGGATGGTGTGCGGCCAGACAGGTCCCTTGGCGCCGAACCCTCCGCCGAGGTAGGGCGCCACCACCCGGACGGCCTCGGGTGGCAGGCCGAACGCGGCCGAGACCACGGTCCTGGTGGCGAGCACACCCTGCGCCGACTCGTGCAACGTCAGGCGGTCGCCGTCCCACTGGGCGGTGGTCGTGTGCGGTTCGATCGGGTTGTGGTGGCGGGTGGGGCTCGAGTACCGCGCCTCCAGCCGGACGGCCGCCTGTGCCAGCGCCGTGTCCGCGTCGCCGCGCCGGATCTCGTTGGGCAGGTTCCGGAACGGGGGCGGCAGGTACGACGGCTCCCGCGCGTCCTCGATCACCACGCGCGGCTGTTCGGCGCGGTAGTCGACGGACACGAGTGCCGCGCCCTCCTGCGCCTGTTCCACCGTGGTGGCGAGCACGATCGCGACCGGCTGGCCGACGTGGTGCACCGCTGTGCCCTGCATGGGCAGGAACCGCTTGAAATACGGGAAAGAGGGCACGGTCAGCGGTGGCAGGTCGCGATGGGTCAGCACGGCGATGACTCCCGGATGAGCCAGTGCCGCCGAGGCGTCGATGCCCACGACCTCCCCTCTGGCCACCGTGCTCAGCACCAGGAACGCCTGCAGCACGCCCGGCACGTGCTCGTCCGCGGCGTACTTCGCGGCACCCGTCACCTTCGCCCGGCCGTCGACCCTCGCGACCGCCCTGCCCACCAGCTCGGTCATCGCAGCCCCTCCAGCAACTCGGCCATGGCACGCTGCACCAGCTCCACCTTGAACCCGTTGTCGTGGCGGGGCTGGGCGTCGCGCACGAGCGCCCGGCCGGCCCGCGCGACCGACTCCGCCGTGAGGTCCCTGCCCCGCAGCTCCGCCTCGGCCTCCGGCGACCGCCACGGCGTCGTCCCGATGCCGCCGAACGCCAGCCGGACGTCGCGCACGCGCCGGCCGCGCAGGTCCACCGCAGCCGCGACCGACACGACGGCGAACTCGAACGTCGCGCGGTCACGCAGCTTCAAGTACCGCGACTTCCGCGCGTGGGCGCTCCTCGGCACCTCGACCGCGGTGATCAGTTCCGCGGGGCGCAGCGCGTTCTCGATGTGCGGCGTCGCGCCGGGGCGGAGGTAGAAGTCGCCGATCGGGATCTTCCGTTCCCCACCCCTCCCCCGCACGCACACGACGGCGTCGAGCGCGATCAGTGCCACCGCGAGATCGGACGGGTGGGTCGCGATGCACGCGTCGTTGCCGCCCAGCACGGCATGGCCGCGGTTCCAGCCTTCGACCGCGGGACATCCGCTGCCGGGCACACGCTTGTTGCACGGCGAACCGGTGTCGCGGAAGTAGCCGCACCTGGTGCGCTGCAACAGGTTTCCGCCGATGGACGCCATGTTGCGAACCTGCGGCGACGCGGAGGCCAGCAACGCCTCCGAGAGCACCGGCCAGTCGCGCCGCACCGCTGCGTGCTCGGCCACGCTCCGCATCCGCGCCAGCCCGCCGATGCGCAGGCCCGTCGGCAGCTCCACGACGTTCGCCAGGTCGAGTCCGTTGACGTCGATCAGGTGGCCGGGTCGCGCGACCCCGTCCTTCATGAGGTTCAGCAGGTCGGTGCCGCCCGCGACGAACGCGGCGCCCGCCGTCCGGCTCGCCAGCCGGACCGCTTCCCCCGCGTCACGAACCGCGGTGTACCCGAACGGCTTCACCGTCGCACCTCCTCGGCCGCGTCGGCCACCGCGGCGACGATGTTCTGGTAGCAGGCGCAACGGCAGAGGTTGCCGCTCATCCACTGCCCGATCTCCTCCGGCGAACCGGTGTGCCCCTCCTCGATGCACGCCACCGCCGACATGATCTGACCGGACGTGCAGCCTCCGCACTGGAAGGCGTCGTGCCGGATGAACGCCTCCTGCACCGGGTGCAGGCGGTCTCCGTCGGCGAGCCCCTCGACGGTGGTGATCTCGCTGCCCTGCCGCATCACCGCGAGCGTCAAACAGGACTTGACCCGCTCGCCGTCGACGAGAACGGTGCAGGCACCGCACTCCCCGCGGTCGCAGCCCTTCTTCGTCCCGGTCAGCCCGATCCGCTCACGCAGGGCGTCCAGCAAGGTGACCCTGGGCTCGACCCGGACCGCCCGCCGCCGCCCGTTGACGGACAGGGTGATCTCCGCGGTCGCCGCCGGTTCGATGCTCATCACTTCCTGAGCGCCAGAAGCAGCCGCCACCCCCGGCGCGAGAGCAGCGCCACCTGCGGTCGCGGCGGCGGATTTCAGCACGGTCCGGCGCGTGGGCGCCGATGTAGCGCGACGCAACTCGCTCATCTCTTCTCCCGACTCGTCGCCTTATCGCCGATAACATCGATGTCGTATCACCGATAACCATAGCGGCGGACCCTAACGGTGACAAGAGCGTCCATAACGCTGATACACGGCAGATGGGCACAGCTGCGCCCCGGCACCCGGCTCACGGACGGAGCGTGGACCTAGTTGCCCAGCCTGATCAGCAGCTCCCGGAAGATGCCCAGCTCCCCCGGCGTCAGCGGCACGTCCCCCGTGGCCACCTGCGCCAGCAGGGCGTGGACGGCCGACGACAGGTCCGATTCAGCGGCCCGCGCAACGAGGACCGACCCGAACACCGCGTCCCTGGTGCGCTCGGACAGCCCCTCGAGGCCGGGGTTCGCGATCAGCAGGATCGTGGTGCCGACCGTGGCGGCGTGGATGGTGTGCACGGCGTCGTCCACCGGCATCGTCAGCAGGCCGGCCTCGTCGATTCGCGCGATGATCCGGCGCAGGATCCGCTCGCCTTCTTGTGAGGCTGGATGCTGAGTCGTGCGCGCGCCGCCGTACATCAGGCCGTAGAGCGCCGGGTTGCGCAGACCGAACTCGACGTGGCCGTCCCAGCCCCGGCACAAGTCCTCGACCGGGTCGGCGGACGGGGCCCGATCGCGCTTCTCCTCCAGGTACTGCTCGAACCCCGCCGCGACCACGGCGTCGAGCAGGCCTTTCTTGTCCCCGAAGTAGTGGTACACGGTCGGCGGCGTCACCCCCGCAGCCGCGCACACGTCGCGGATCGACGCCCCCTCCACCCCTGCCTTGTCGACGAGGTCGATGGCCGCAGCCAGGATCCGCTTCCGGACGTCACTCATATAGTCGAACTATAGTGGATGTTAACAACACAAAAGGAATCCGGGTAACGCACGCCCGCATGCATTTCGAGCGCTCGAAATGCCCGCGGGTCGACCTCGCGCGCGGACCCCGCCGTTCCGCCAAGCCCTTCGGCGTCAGGCGGTGAACATGAAGCCGATGTTGCTCACGCTGTTGTAGACGACGTGGACGATGACCCCCGGCCACACCGAAGCGCTGCGCCGCAGGAGCACCGCGTTGACGACACCGAGGACGAAGGCGATCGGCAGGATCACGTTCAGGCCGTGAACGAGAGCGAAGATCAGGGCACTGAGGATGACGCCCACCCACACGCCGTGCTTCAACAGCGTGTTCGCCACAACACCGCGGAAGAACAGCTCTTCGCCCAGACCCGTCAGGCCGCCCCCGAGGACGAGCGTCACCAGGAGCGAGAGAACGCCCGCACCAGCCGCGGTCTGGTAGTCACCCTGAGGCGTGTCGTTGCCGAAGATGGCGATGTACCCGAGCGCCACGAACTGGTTGAGCCAGTAGACACCCGCTCCCGCCACAACGCCGGCGACGGCCCACTTCCAGGTGATCTTGCGGATGCCGAACGGGGCCAGGGCGCGGATGCGGACAGCGACCGCGGCGGCGAAGGCGAGCACGCCGGTCGCTCCCGAGACGAAGTAGCCGATGTGCCCGCGGAGCTGGCCCCGGTCGGCCGGGATGCTGTCGATCCACCAGATTCCGAGAGCCAGCGTGACAGCATAGACCAGGCCTCCGACAGCCAACTCGATCCAGCCTGGCGCCGGTCGAACATCAGCAGGAGCGACGGGACTGGCTGACTGAGTACGTGAAATTCCCATGGTGAACCCCGATGTCTGAGACCGGCGAGCTTGCCAGCACACTGTACCGCACAGTGTGCGGCACACCGTACCGCACAATTTTGGGTTTTGTACGGCACACTGTGCGGTACAGTTGCCGGATGAGCGTCGGCAAACGTGACCAGATCCTGCGCACCGCGGTGGAACTGGCGAAGGCAGAAGGTCTGACGGCGCTGAGCGTCCGGTCGGTCGCGGCCGCCGCGGGGGTCGGGGCGACGACGCTGCGCAACTACTTCCCCTCGCAGGCCCTCCTCCACGAGGCGGTGGCGGCGGAGATCGTCACCTTCACCCTCGAGGACCGGCACATCGCGGATGCGTCGCGGCCACCGGTCGAGCGCCTGGCGGAGTGCCTCGAACAGTTCCTCCCGCTTCCCGGGCAGGTGGAGACGTCACTGCACGGGTGGCTCGAGTACTACCGGTTGTCCTTCGGTCCCGAGGCGAGCACGGCGACCAAGGAGCTTCTGCTCTCCGGCCGACGAGCGTCCGTGCAGGTGCTGACCCGCTGGCTCGAAGTCCTCGCCGCGGAGGGACACCTCGCCGACGATGCCGTCGACGACCGCGTGACCGGACTGCTGGTGGTTGTCGACGGCATACATCTCACGATGCTGACCGACCCCGAACGCCTGGATCTCGACAAAGCGAAGCGACTGCTCCGCGAGCAGGCGACGACGCTTCTGTCCGCGTAGACACGCACTGACACGGGCAGATGACGGACAGGCTTCATCCGGCACCGAAGTGGTCGCGGTGTGCCGCGGCCAGCTCACGCAGTTTGAGGCCCAGGTGCAACGTCAGGCGGTCGTCGCCGCTGTCGAGGCTCAGGCCGGTGATCTGTTCGATGCGTTTGACGCGCTGGTACAGCGTGGCGCGGTGGATGCACAAGATGTCGGCGGTGCGTTGGATGTTGCCGGCGTGGTGGAGGAACTGCGACAGGGTGTCGGTCAGGACGTGGTGGTTGTCCTCGCGCTCCAACGCCGTCAGCGCGGGGATGTGAGACGCGTCGAGGAGGTCGTCGACCGGGAGCTTCATCAGCAGCTCGTACAGACCAAGCGCACCCCATCGAGCGATATCGCCGATGCCGGGGACGAGCAGCGCCACGCGAGCGGCGAGAAATGCCTGCTGATAGGACCGCACGACCTCGGGCAGCCTGGGCACGGTCGTGCCGAGTCCGAACACCAGCCGTCCGCCGCCGGCGCTGAGCCGCGCGAACCGGCCGGTGACGCGCTCCGCGACCGCCGCCACGAGCGACCGCGACAGCTCGCGGCGCCCGGCGAGCAAGATCCACGCCCGCGACGGGTTCACCACCACCAGCGCGACGTCGTCGATCACCGCACGAACGCCGTCCTCCACCGCCGCCTCGAACGCGACGTCCTGTGCAGACGACCCCGCTGTCAGCTGCACGGCGAGCACGGTCAACCGGGCGGTGTCGTCGGAGAAGAGCTGCTCGGCGCGCAGGTCTTCGACCGCGCGTGCTCTGCTCTCGGCATCGGGCGAGACGAGCTCGCGCAGGATCGCCTCGTGACGGGCCTTGGACCGCTCGTGCACCAGCAGCTCGCGGTACAGGATCGTGCCGGCCCTCTCGGCCGCGACCGCCGCGGCGCCGACGACGTCCTCGCCGAACCCGCCGTTCTCGTCGATCAGCCACAAATAGCCCAGCAGCAGGCCGTTGCACCGGATCGGCGCGCACAGTCGCGGCAGTGCGCCCTCGACCTCGACCACCCCCGGCGACGTCCACCCGGAGGTACCGTGCGCGAAGACCTTGTCCGAGACGGCCGGCTCGATCGAGCGGTCCAGCACGGACCGGATCCGCAGCTCGTCCTCGTCACCGAAGTGCCGGCTCGCGGCCAGCAGCCGGATCGACGGGTCGTCGATGGCGACCGACCGCCGCAGTCGTTCGGCGAGCTCGTCCACGATGGACTGCAGGTTGTTGTCGGCCATCACGCACCCTTTCGCCTCAACCCCACAATCCTGCCACCTCAAGCACAGAGCCATCGGATGTCGTGTTGAGCGGGGGTTTCCGCGACGTCCGTCGCGTGGCCTCGCGGTGTGGGGCTGAGTTCACGTGTTCATGGCCAAGGGCGAGAGTCAGTCCAATATGGACGAAAGGATGCCGCGTTGACGCTCATCCCATCACCGTTCCGGAGTTGCCCGTGTTGACCGGTCGCTTGCGGGAGAAGACACCGAGGTCGATGGTCAGCCCGGTGTGCTCCGCCAGGTGCCGCACGGGATTCGCGTCGTGGTCGGCGCCTGCCTCGACCTGCTCGATCAGCGTCGCCATCAGCCGTCCGACCACCGGAGCGTTCTTGAACTGGTTCCCGCTGGTGCCGATGGCCACGTAGTAGCCGTCCAGGTCGGTGCGGTCGTAGATCGGCGTCCAGTCGTCCGCGACGTCGTAGACGCCCGCCACACCCCGGGCCCGGTTGGGCACGGCCAGCTCGGGCAGCCGGCGGGCGGCCCGGGTCACCTGGGCCTCGAAGACCGCCATCGTCGGGTTCGGGCTGGCGTCGTCTGGATCGTCCAGCCACTGGAACGGGTCGCATTCCGGCTCCGTGCCCCCGATCAGCAGACCTCCGCCCACCTCACCGCGGAAGTACGTGCCGAGATCCATGTCCGCGACGCACGGACCGACAGCGCCTTCGGGATGGAATCCTCCCGGTGCGAGTACGTGGGCCACCTCCTGGCGCATCGGCCTCACCGCGATGGTGAAGTCCGATCCCACGCCGGCGAGCGCGTTGAGCTTGCCCGACCACGGGCCCGCCGCGTTCACCACCACGTCGCACGCGATGCGGGTCCCGCTCTCCAGCACGACCGCGTGCACACGGCCGTCCTCCGACTCCACGGCCACCACCTCCTCGCGGAAGCGGAACTCGGCACCTTCCGCGGCCGCCGCCGCGGCGAGGTTCCGCGCTGCCAGCTGCGGATCGGTGACATACCCCGCGTCCGGCGTGTACACCGCACCGAGCCGGGCACCCGCATCTGCCCAGAACTCGTCGTCGTCGATGCGCTTCGGCGGCCAGTAACGGCCGGTGTCGATGCCCGGGACCCTGGCCGCGAGGGTGGCGGCGTCCCATTCCTCGTACGGAACGCCCACCTGGTCGAACAACGGCAACCACGAGGCCCGCGGCGCGGCGTCCACGTCGAGCATCACCAGACCGCTGCGCTCGAACCGGGCGAGGTCGCCGACGTCGTGCCCGAGGTGCCCGGCCCAGTCGAGCCAGCAGCAGCGCGCTTCCCACGAGGTCGCGACACCGGCGAGGGTGGAGAAGTTGTACCGCACGATCGCGCTCGATGCGCTGGTGGAGCCCTGCCCGGCACCTCCTGCCCTGTCCACCACGACCACGCGGCGCCCGGCGCGTGCGAGCTCCAGCGCGATCGCCGAGCCGATGACACCGGCGCCGACCACCACGGCGTGAGTGCTGAGATCCGGGCTCATCGTGTTGTCCTCCCTGCGCGTTCCCCCCGCCAGTCGCGGTCCGCTGCAGTCTCCCGGGCAGCGCTCCCTCGAACACCTGGCAAGCGTCAACGCCTGTGGTGCCCCACAACGACATTTGTCGTCTGGATCAGCCCCTCTGGGATTCGCACCGAGACCGAGATCTCACCTGCAACGCCGCCTCGACCAGGCCCGGTACCCCGGCGGTGGTCAGGTGTCCGTTCTAGGGTGGGCGGATGAAGGTTCTGTCCATCCAGTCAGTCGTCGCCCACGGTCACGTCGGCAACTCCGCCGCCGTGTTCCCGCTGCAGCGCCTCGGGGTCGAGGTCGTGCCGATCCCGACGGTGAACTTCTCCAACCACACCGGGTACGGCGCGTGGCGCGGTCCGCTCCTGCCGCCGTCGGACGTGGCCGAGATCCTGCTCGGGGTGGAGGAACGCGGGGTGTTCGGGCAGGTCGACGCCGTGCTGTCCGGCTACCAGGGCGGCACGGGCATCGCCGATGTGATCATCGACGCGGTGCGCAGGGTGAAGGCCGCGAACCCGGCGGCGCTCTACGCGTGCGACCCGGTGATGGGCAATGCCAAGTCCGGGTGCTTCGTCGCGCCCGAGATCCCCGTGCTGCTGCGCGACCGGGTCGTGCCGGTGGCCGACATCATCACCCCGAACCAGTTCGAGCTGGGCTTCCTCACCGGCACCGAGCCGGCGAGCGTCGAGCAGACGCTGGCGTCGGCCGACCTCGCCCGCGCGATGGGCCCGTCGACCGTGCTGGTCACGAGCGTCGAGCGGCCCGACCGGGAGGAGGGCACGATCGAGATGCTCGTCGTGGACACCGCCGGGTCGTGGCTCGTGAGCACCCCGCACCTGCCGTTCAAGGCGAACGGGTCCGGCGACGTCACGGCCGCGCTGTTCACCGCCCACTTCGTGCGGACGAAGGACGCGGCGCTGGCGTTGGAGCGCACCGCGTCGAGCGTTTTCGACCTGATCGACCTGACCTACCGCTCCGGTGAGCGCGAGCTGCGGCTGGTGCAGGCCCAGGAGTTCTACGCGACGCCGCGGATGCAGTTCAAGGCCGAGCAGGTGCGCTGAGCCGCTCGCGATCGCCGGGCAGGACGCGCCGTGACCGTTCGGCCGCCACCCCGCGCAGGTCGGTGCCGAGCCACGAGACCGACAGCGCCGGGGTGGCGGGACGGCTCAGCGCAGCTTCCGGAACGTGTCACGCAGGTCGTTGATCCACGCCTCCGGGTTCTCCCACGGCCCGAAGTGACCACCCTTCTGGTGGACGTTCACGTCGCGCACGTCGCCGTAGAAGTGCCCGGCTCCTTCCTTGAACGCGGCGATGCGCTGCTCGGCGTCGTGGACCGCCGGAGGCGCGGCGTCGCCGAGGTGGAAGGTGAAGCTCGTCGGGGCCTGCACCGGGGTCCGGGCGTGCGAGGGCTGCCACGGGTGGCGGTTGGCGTTCTTGTAGGCGCGGATCGAGGAGCCGATGGCTTGGTTGACCCAGTAGATCGTGGCGTTGGTGAGGATGTGGTCCACCGGGTAGGAGTCCTCGAACACGCCGTTCTGGTCGCTCCACTTCTTCCACCGCTTCAGGATCCAGGCGAGCATCCCGATCGGTGAGTCGTTCAGGCCGTGCGTGATGGTCTGCGCGTCGAGCATGTGCACCGCGACGTGGGACGCGTAGGTGTCCACGAAGTTGAGCATGCCGGCCCGCAGGTCCGGGGGCATCTGGTCGATCGGGGCCCCGCCGGTCAGGTCCCAGTGGCGGTCGCCCTGGAAGATCGTCAGCAGCATCTCGTTGCCGAGGTTGAGACCGTGGAGCGAGTCGGCGTACTTGTGGCCCAGCTGCGCCCCGACCAGCGCGCCGTAGTCGGCAGCGCCGACCGCGAACCGCTCGTAGCCGAGGACGTCGGTCATCAGCGTGTGGAACCGGTCGGCCATGCTGCTGAAGTTCTCCTTGCCGTTGGTCAGTGGCGTGGAGAAGGCGAACCCGGGCAGCGAGGGGACGATGACGTCGAAGGCGTCCGCCGGGTCACCGCCGAACGCGGCCGGGTCGGCGAGCGGCCGGATGACCTTGCTCCAGTCCCAGAACGTCCACGGCCAGCCGTGTATGAGCAGCAGGGGAATGGGCGCGGGTCCCTTGCCGGGCTCGCGGATGAAGTGCACCGGGGTGCCGCCGACGTCGACGCGGTGGTGGGTGAAGCTGTTCAACCGGGCTTCGACGGCACGCCAGTCGAAGTCGGTGGCCCAGTGCTCCACGATCGGCTTCAGGTAGGCGGTGCTGAGGCCGAAGGCCTCGTCGTCGTTGTCGAGGTCGGGCGCGAACCGGGTCGCCTTCAGCCGGGCCCGGAGGTCGTCGAGCACTTCCTGCTCGACGTTGATGACGAAGGGGTCGATGTTCGTGGTCATGGTCGTTCTCCTTTTGGGTCAGCGGGTCCAGTCCAGGCGCAGCCTGGTGATGCGGAGCTCGGCGATCGCCCAGCGGCCGTCCAGCCGGGCGAAGCGCACTCGGTAGTGCCCGTAGCCGTGCATGCCGGTGGGCTCGCCCTCCGAGGCCGAAGGCCTGGTGACGACGTCCTCCATGGCCCAGACGCCGGTGGCCGAGTCCTCCGGCTCGATGTCCACCTCGCTGGAGAAGAGGTGGTGCACCAGCACGGAATCCGGGTCGTTGCGCGACTTGAGCTGCTGGGCGATGTCGTCGCGACCGGTCATCTGCGCCTGGACGGTGCCGTCTACCGCGTACGCGGTGAACGGCGCATCGGGCGTGAACAACGCCGCGAGATCGTCCCATCGGTGGTGGTCGGCGTTGTAGACGTAACGGGCCATCACGCGCCGGACTTCTTCCACCGCTACCAGGCGGGAGAGGTGGTCCATCGGTGCTCCTCGGTCTAGTGGCCTCTGAGGTCCTGGCCAGGATGCCGAGTAAAAAATGGACCAGCAAGTCCAAAACTCTGGGTCCGGAAGCAGTCGGCGAGGACGGCCCTCGGGGTTCGCGGAGTTCCACCTGAAAGAGCGGTCGGCGCCGGGAAAACGCTGTTCAACCCGTTCGCGCGAATCCATCGCCCTGACGAGGTACCCCGCCCGCTTCACCCGGCGGAGCCCATCACTAGGCCATTAGTGTCAGCGGCGAGCAGGGAGCAATCCGGGTCATCGACACCCCTTCACTGCTCCAGCGCCACGAGCGCCGTCACGAGCGAGCAGGTGCGGAGGAGTCTTCGCGTTCCGCTCGGCGCGCTTCGAATGATCACCGGTGATCGAGGAGGGTCGTTGATGGAGTTTCCAGCGGAGCTGAAACTCTACTCACAGTTGTGCGCTTCCACTGTCAGGCGAGCCCGGTTCGTGCGACTAGGCGTGATCGCGCTGGTGATCGTGTTCTTGCTGCCGCCGGCGCCCGTGTCCGCGCTGCGCTACCCGCCCCGCGTCCAGGTCTTCGTTGCCAACAGCGGTGCTGACGTGACCGCCGTTTACGACACGCGGCTGGGCGAGGTGGTGGCGACGGTGCCGGTCGGTCACTCACCGGTCGGTGTGGGCGTCGCGGTGAACGGTGACCTGGTGTACGTCACCAACGAGCTGTCCGACACGGTCTCGGTGATCAACGCCAGGACGTACAAGGTGGTGGCCACCGTGCCCGTCGGGCAGCACCCGTTCGGCGTCGCGGTCACCTCCACCCACGCCTACGTGACCAACTTCGGTTCGAACACCGTCACCGTCATCGACGTGCGGACCAACGCGCCCGTGCTGGAGATCCCGGTCGGCAAGTTCCCGCACACACCGGTGACGAGCCCGGACGGCAAGCGCGTGTACGTCACCAACAACGGCGCCGAGAGCGTGACGGTGATCGACACCAAGAGCCAGAAGCCGATCGCCAC from Lentzea guizhouensis harbors:
- a CDS encoding nuclear transport factor 2 family protein, with the protein product MDHLSRLVAVEEVRRVMARYVYNADHHRWDDLAALFTPDAPFTAYAVDGTVQAQMTGRDDIAQQLKSRNDPDSVLVHHLFSSEVDIEPEDSATGVWAMEDVVTRPSASEGEPTGMHGYGHYRVRFARLDGRWAIAELRITRLRLDWTR
- a CDS encoding beta-propeller fold lactonase family protein, encoding MRLGVIALVIVFLLPPAPVSALRYPPRVQVFVANSGADVTAVYDTRLGEVVATVPVGHSPVGVGVAVNGDLVYVTNELSDTVSVINARTYKVVATVPVGQHPFGVAVTSTHAYVTNFGSNTVTVIDVRTNAPVLEIPVGKFPHTPVTSPDGKRVYVTNNGAESVTVIDTKSQKPIATIPVGLFPAGVATSPNGDRVYVANTGSDTVTVIDGRDLDPIRSTPVGDSPMGVSVTPRGRVHVANAGSDTVTVLDRSGTPVVPGIPVAQQPEGSAASPDNSFVYVTNSAAGMMSVIDASTGALVATVPIGREPEGLAVTS
- a CDS encoding epoxide hydrolase family protein; the encoded protein is MTTNIDPFVINVEQEVLDDLRARLKATRFAPDLDNDDEAFGLSTAYLKPIVEHWATDFDWRAVEARLNSFTHHRVDVGGTPVHFIREPGKGPAPIPLLLIHGWPWTFWDWSKVIRPLADPAAFGGDPADAFDVIVPSLPGFAFSTPLTNGKENFSSMADRFHTLMTDVLGYERFAVGAADYGALVGAQLGHKYADSLHGLNLGNEMLLTIFQGDRHWDLTGGAPIDQMPPDLRAGMLNFVDTYASHVAVHMLDAQTITHGLNDSPIGMLAWILKRWKKWSDQNGVFEDSYPVDHILTNATIYWVNQAIGSSIRAYKNANRHPWQPSHARTPVQAPTSFTFHLGDAAPPAVHDAEQRIAAFKEGAGHFYGDVRDVNVHQKGGHFGPWENPEAWINDLRDTFRKLR
- a CDS encoding NAD(P)/FAD-dependent oxidoreductase, producing the protein MSPDLSTHAVVVGAGVIGSAIALELARAGRRVVVVDRAGGAGQGSTSASSAIVRYNFSTLAGVATSWEARCCWLDWAGHLGHDVGDLARFERSGLVMLDVDAAPRASWLPLFDQVGVPYEEWDAATLAARVPGIDTGRYWPPKRIDDDEFWADAGARLGAVYTPDAGYVTDPQLAARNLAAAAAAEGAEFRFREEVVAVESEDGRVHAVVLESGTRIACDVVVNAAGPWSGKLNALAGVGSDFTIAVRPMRQEVAHVLAPGGFHPEGAVGPCVADMDLGTYFRGEVGGGLLIGGTEPECDPFQWLDDPDDASPNPTMAVFEAQVTRAARRLPELAVPNRARGVAGVYDVADDWTPIYDRTDLDGYYVAIGTSGNQFKNAPVVGRLMATLIEQVEAGADHDANPVRHLAEHTGLTIDLGVFSRKRPVNTGNSGTVMG
- the pdxY gene encoding pyridoxal kinase PdxY; translation: MKVLSIQSVVAHGHVGNSAAVFPLQRLGVEVVPIPTVNFSNHTGYGAWRGPLLPPSDVAEILLGVEERGVFGQVDAVLSGYQGGTGIADVIIDAVRRVKAANPAALYACDPVMGNAKSGCFVAPEIPVLLRDRVVPVADIITPNQFELGFLTGTEPASVEQTLASADLARAMGPSTVLVTSVERPDREEGTIEMLVVDTAGSWLVSTPHLPFKANGSGDVTAALFTAHFVRTKDAALALERTASSVFDLIDLTYRSGERELRLVQAQEFYATPRMQFKAEQVR